From a single Raphanus sativus cultivar WK10039 chromosome 3, ASM80110v3, whole genome shotgun sequence genomic region:
- the LOC130494384 gene encoding uncharacterized protein LOC130494384 — translation MSYIPPHKRHSKDPDRPYPVPDSLATKFKKNLHFNGSYSDKRDRVLYSGDSITKWFLIGSNGIEDEIPPSAKLVPLSSDSVLCKKGKKPSILMNISDHNEREEEEEERTRWLLIAEKVQEDLVLAYERAKTAMDGGNQHVLRLVASFGKNFFYGQTPSNKIFSTDVPTSYLHHIKSQLVPRHGFCIDLEKERYTVKVSHYTRPNETISCKCTVKEDGRLSLYKIELKLVRHLVVDVSCIDKNLDMRLMLAAKRKITSLTEKEISDIKGLLDSARVDPNVKGGLRWPFGKSSSGNGYSVFESCHVKATVYKNKTLRLRVRETDRFNESIGTGEVKREVMLMLKDMNTKLQEQNIDRGCVLEMLRDVLGTLCDFLRCEAYHLT, via the exons ATGTCTTATATTCCACCACACAAGCGTCACTCGAAGGATCCGGACAGGCCTTACCCTGTTCCTGATTCTCTAGCTACAAAATTTAAGAAGAACCTCCACTTCAACGGTAGTTACAGTGACAAACGCGACCGAGTCCTATACTCAGGAGATTCCATCACAAAATGGTTTCTGATTGGCTCCAATGGAATTGAAGATGAGATTCCTCCATCTGCTAAACTTGTTCCCTTGTCCTCTGATTCTGTCCTAtgcaaaaaaggaaaaaagccttcaatactgatgaaCATCAGTGACCATAATG agagagaagaagaagaagaagagagaactaGGTGGCTGTTAATAGCAGAAAAAGTCCAGGAGGATCTTGTTTTGGCATATGAGCGAGCTAAGACTGCAATGGATGGAGGTAATCAACATGTATTGAGATTGGTTGCTAGCTTTGGTAAAAACTTCTTCTATGG GCAAACACCCTCGAATAAGATCTTCTCTACTGATGTCCCAACTTCTTACTTACACCACATCAAGTCTCAGCTTGTGCCAAGACATGGATTCTGCATAGACTTGGAAAAGGAAAGATACACCGTGAAG GTATCACACTATACTCGTCCCAATGAAACCATTAGCTGTAAGTGTACTGTTAAGGAAGATGGGCGGCTCAGTTTGTACAAG ATCGAACTTAAACTTGTAAGACATTTGGTTGTCGATGTATCTTGCATTGATAAGAATCTTGACATGAGGCTAATGCTAGCTGCCAAAAGGAAAATCACTTCTCTCACT GAGAAAGAGATAAGTGACATCAAAGGGCTGCTTGATTCAGCTAGAGTTGATCCAAATGTGAAAGGTGGTTTAAGGTGGCCGTTTGGTAAATCTTCATCTGGGAATGGATACAGTGTCTTTGAATCTTGTCATGTTAAAGCTACAGTCTACAAGAACAAAACTCTAAGGCTTAGGGTCAGAGAGACTGATAGATTCAATGAGAGCATTGGAACTGGGGAAGTCAAGAGGGAGGTGATGCTGATGCTCAAAGACATGAACACTAAGTTACAG GAGCAGAACATTGACAGGGGTTGTGTTTTGGAAATGCTCAGAGATGTTCTTGGAACCTTGTGTGACTTCTTGCGTTGTGAAGCCTATCATCTTACATGA